From Candidatus Binatia bacterium, one genomic window encodes:
- a CDS encoding Stf0 family sulfotransferase → MAFLLDSRNGPAFDLPAPVEGAQTWIAASVPRSGSTLLCRTLWDTGGVGAPKEYLNAMQLRDWEVRLGTSLVARVGYGLLTGRASGLASGAGWTQERFAAHVERVRSRRSDASGRFGLKIHYHHFENWFLTRGWSVEDLLAPQRWVRISREDRVAQAVSWARALQTGRWTIHQRASTPSFYRASQIDRLVAEIERQEAGWDDYFASRGIAPFRLTYEELVGDLQGTIRRVLGFLGAPNAADACVADVALRRQANEVNARWIERYRASRMLGSG, encoded by the coding sequence ATGGCCTTCTTGCTCGACTCGAGAAACGGTCCCGCGTTCGATCTGCCTGCCCCAGTCGAGGGGGCGCAAACGTGGATCGCCGCGTCCGTCCCGCGATCCGGGAGCACTTTGCTTTGCCGGACGCTTTGGGACACCGGCGGAGTGGGTGCACCCAAGGAGTATTTGAACGCGATGCAACTCCGCGACTGGGAGGTCCGACTGGGAACGTCCCTTGTCGCTCGCGTCGGGTACGGACTCCTGACCGGTCGGGCGAGCGGGTTGGCTTCCGGAGCGGGATGGACCCAGGAGCGGTTCGCGGCTCACGTCGAGCGCGTTCGTTCCCGGCGGAGCGATGCGAGCGGTCGCTTCGGACTCAAGATCCACTACCACCACTTCGAGAATTGGTTCCTTACCCGGGGCTGGAGCGTGGAGGATCTGCTGGCACCGCAGCGGTGGGTGCGGATCTCACGCGAGGATCGCGTAGCGCAGGCTGTCTCGTGGGCTCGCGCCTTACAGACCGGTCGGTGGACGATCCATCAGCGCGCGTCGACGCCGTCGTTCTACCGTGCCTCACAGATTGATAGGCTCGTTGCCGAGATCGAACGCCAGGAAGCCGGATGGGACGACTACTTTGCGTCGCGGGGCATCGCGCCTTTCCGGCTAACGTACGAGGAACTGGTCGGCGACCTGCAGGGGACGATCCGGCGGGTCCTCGGCTTTCTCGGGGCGCCGAATGCCGCGGACGCATGCGTTGCCGACGTGGCGCTCCGCCGGCAAGCGAATGAGGTCAACGCTCGCTGGATCGAGCGTTATCGAGCATCGCGCATGCTCGGCTCTGGTTGA
- a CDS encoding tyrosine-protein phosphatase — MRTFQASALPSAFAAVALLLLAGCQSSDRTPLGASDPLAERQGGTLVVRWENGPTGAKLPIYAGPSPEQIDHSAPVGHLESGHAEIASLPFDTRPYLEIELPGGEKVSLAERQLPLQGMDNFRDLGGYRTSDGHTTRWGRVYRSGQLSGLSDGDLDYMHHLGVNLVCDFRSPAEREDQPDRLPDDDTPLVIQPEIYTPGVDPKELQYKLMTGDLEGLDLSEFLVDGNRAFVTQFAHQYRTMFDHLLEEDGLPAVLHCTAGKDRAGMAAALVLLAVGVPEETVMRDFLLTNHYTHDKIQQQLAIIWVTSLFRSNPGRVGPLVRVEPRYLQAGLDAMVERDGSVDGYLRNTLGLTDEKRQRLRDLLLEPQPEPSMRDAR; from the coding sequence ATGCGCACGTTCCAGGCCTCCGCCCTGCCATCGGCCTTCGCCGCCGTCGCCCTGCTCCTCCTCGCCGGCTGCCAGAGCAGCGACCGGACGCCCCTTGGTGCGAGCGATCCGCTGGCAGAACGACAGGGCGGCACACTCGTCGTGCGCTGGGAGAATGGACCGACAGGAGCGAAGCTCCCGATCTACGCCGGCCCGTCGCCCGAGCAGATCGACCACAGCGCACCCGTCGGACATCTCGAGAGCGGGCACGCCGAGATTGCTTCGCTCCCGTTCGATACGCGCCCCTACCTGGAGATCGAGCTCCCCGGCGGTGAGAAGGTCTCGCTCGCCGAGCGCCAGCTACCGCTCCAAGGCATGGACAACTTCCGCGACCTCGGCGGCTACCGAACCTCCGACGGCCATACGACCCGCTGGGGCCGCGTGTACCGCTCCGGCCAACTCTCCGGACTGAGCGACGGCGACCTCGACTACATGCACCACCTGGGCGTCAACTTGGTGTGCGACTTCCGAAGCCCGGCCGAGCGAGAGGACCAACCCGACCGACTGCCCGACGACGACACGCCCCTGGTGATCCAACCCGAGATCTATACGCCCGGCGTCGACCCGAAAGAGCTGCAGTACAAGCTCATGACCGGCGACCTCGAGGGGCTCGATCTCAGCGAGTTCCTAGTGGACGGCAACCGGGCCTTCGTGACGCAGTTCGCCCATCAGTACCGCACGATGTTCGATCACCTTCTGGAAGAAGACGGCCTTCCCGCGGTCCTACACTGCACCGCCGGAAAGGACCGCGCAGGCATGGCCGCCGCACTCGTCCTACTCGCCGTCGGGGTGCCCGAAGAGACGGTCATGCGCGACTTCCTCCTGACAAACCACTACACGCACGACAAGATCCAGCAGCAGCTTGCGATCATCTGGGTCACCTCACTTTTTCGGAGCAACCCGGGCCGGGTCGGCCCGCTCGTCCGCGTCGAGCCGCGTTACCTCCAGGCCGGCTTGGATGCGATGGTCGAGCGCGATGGATCCGTGGACGGGTACCTACGAAACACCCTCGGTCTCACGGACGAGAAGCGGCAACGTCTACGCGATCTGCTTCTTGAGCCTCAACCAGAGCCGAGCATGCGCGATGCTCGATAA
- a CDS encoding GDSL-type esterase/lipase family protein, producing MPHDGESGMIRASRWALFAASLVTALIAAELLLRAFGLPDSLPAPPAPSTIDPYEANPYIVSRRPYGAMFLPGSTYRAERPSYVVDYEINAHGFRGPAIESKTDRRLLVIGDSIPEGHGVPAEESVPTRLDRALNGSRWSVVSAAMQGGSPLQYAANVPRYLALEPDAVLLVLYENDLWDDRAKESNYFALPVLVDKPAPHLWTLARTLTSPPVDTPLEAQIRKNRDTPLPAYPPDPVSPIVVPPEAFEAEWNQSAAYLDALADELEKHEIPLFVAVYALGTLVPRAPEAHRLHAENLERSARTWSEGRSVPFLSLFQVTRGALAELPWEEVLIPDDGHPTTEMHRRLALELTPWLRTHLP from the coding sequence ATGCCACACGACGGCGAGAGCGGCATGATCCGAGCCTCCCGCTGGGCGCTGTTTGCCGCGTCTCTCGTGACGGCGCTCATCGCAGCGGAGCTCCTGCTGCGCGCGTTCGGGCTCCCCGACTCCTTGCCGGCCCCGCCGGCGCCAAGCACGATCGATCCGTACGAGGCGAACCCGTACATCGTCTCGCGGCGACCCTACGGGGCGATGTTCCTGCCGGGATCGACGTACCGCGCCGAACGTCCGTCGTACGTCGTCGACTACGAAATCAACGCACACGGTTTTCGAGGACCGGCAATCGAGAGCAAAACGGATCGTCGCCTTCTTGTGATCGGCGACTCGATCCCGGAGGGCCACGGTGTCCCCGCCGAGGAGAGCGTGCCGACGCGCCTGGACCGGGCCCTGAACGGGAGTCGCTGGTCCGTCGTGAGCGCAGCGATGCAGGGAGGAAGCCCGCTGCAGTACGCCGCGAACGTCCCGCGCTACCTCGCGCTCGAACCCGACGCGGTTCTCCTCGTTCTGTACGAGAACGACCTCTGGGATGATCGAGCGAAGGAGTCCAACTACTTCGCTCTGCCTGTCTTGGTGGACAAGCCCGCTCCGCACCTTTGGACACTCGCTCGCACCCTCACCTCTCCGCCGGTGGACACCCCTCTCGAAGCGCAGATTCGAAAGAACCGGGATACCCCTCTTCCCGCCTACCCGCCGGATCCCGTCTCTCCGATCGTCGTCCCGCCCGAGGCCTTCGAAGCAGAGTGGAACCAGAGCGCCGCATACCTCGATGCGCTGGCCGACGAACTGGAGAAGCACGAGATCCCACTCTTCGTCGCCGTGTACGCGCTCGGAACCCTCGTGCCTAGAGCGCCGGAAGCGCATCGCCTCCACGCGGAAAATCTCGAGCGCAGCGCTCGAACCTGGAGCGAAGGGCGGAGCGTTCCGTTCCTCTCCCTCTTCCAAGTCACGCGAGGCGCGCTGGCGGAACTTCCGTGGGAAGAGGTATTGATCCCGGACGACGGCCATCCCACGACCGAGATGCACCGGCGACTCGCGCTCGAGCTCACGCCGTGGCTCCGCACCCACCTCCCGTAG
- a CDS encoding SDR family NAD(P)-dependent oxidoreductase encodes MRDFKDRVAVVTGAASGIGAALAEAFGARGMRLVLADIEASALATVEDTLRASGVECLSVPTDVGDAEAVQALGKAAVERFGGVHVVCNNAGVAVGGNSWQQSVQDYEWVFRVNFYGVVNGLRTFVPLLMEQEEETHIVNTSSMAGLTNSPGFAAYYASKHAVMSLSETLHLELESACPRVGVSVLCPEIVRTRIGDSGRNRPAPLEATGPSTPEREVYEGSLLSFTAGSPMLPKDIAQRVLRGIEERQFFILPPAEDPFIQTMEARLEAIHTRHNPGMAISLEPPILEK; translated from the coding sequence ATGAGAGATTTCAAGGATCGTGTCGCGGTCGTCACCGGGGCCGCAAGCGGCATCGGCGCCGCGCTCGCAGAAGCCTTCGGCGCGCGCGGCATGCGCCTCGTGCTCGCCGACATCGAGGCCTCCGCTCTCGCCACGGTCGAGGACACATTGCGCGCCTCCGGCGTCGAATGCCTGTCGGTCCCGACCGACGTGGGCGACGCCGAAGCCGTGCAAGCTCTCGGCAAGGCAGCGGTCGAGCGCTTCGGTGGTGTGCACGTCGTTTGCAACAACGCGGGTGTCGCCGTCGGCGGCAACTCGTGGCAGCAATCGGTGCAAGACTACGAGTGGGTCTTTCGCGTGAACTTCTACGGCGTCGTGAACGGCCTCCGGACCTTCGTGCCGCTCTTGATGGAACAGGAAGAAGAAACCCACATCGTGAACACGTCCTCGATGGCCGGCCTCACGAACTCGCCCGGGTTCGCCGCCTACTACGCGAGCAAACATGCCGTGATGTCCCTCAGCGAAACGCTTCACCTCGAACTCGAGTCCGCGTGCCCCCGGGTCGGCGTGTCCGTCCTGTGCCCGGAAATCGTCCGCACGCGGATCGGCGACTCCGGGCGAAACCGCCCCGCGCCACTCGAAGCCACGGGCCCCTCGACACCGGAGCGCGAGGTCTACGAAGGGAGCCTTCTCTCCTTCACGGCCGGATCCCCGATGCTGCCGAAGGACATCGCGCAGCGCGTGCTCCGCGGAATCGAAGAACGCCAGTTCTTCATTCTGCCGCCCGCGGAGGATCCGTTCATCCAGACCATGGAGGCTCGACTTGAAGCGATCCATACGCGGCACAACCCGGGAATGGCCATCTCGCTCGAGCCGCCCATCCTCGAGAAGTGA
- a CDS encoding endonuclease/exonuclease/phosphatase family protein, with product MTEPQDDSNFGPLRKTRLRVASWNLWGRWGPWEERQEPIRKTLARIDADVIGLQEVWAEDERTQASVLADTWGFHSTYGSRLPFPDFHLGIGIVSRWPIVGSEERPLPDAGEPDERRLVLRADIDGPRGPLQVFTTHLNWRFDHSHVRVAQIQAIAQFIAESPERSYPPILCGDLNATPDSDEIRMLTGKAKVASPGLVFHDAWDVAGDGTSGFTWDNANPFAARDLEPNRRIDYVLAGWPKEGGAGQIVGARVDATEPADGIHPSDHAAIVAELRY from the coding sequence GTGACCGAACCACAGGACGACAGCAACTTCGGCCCCCTCCGGAAGACCCGGCTACGGGTCGCTTCGTGGAATCTCTGGGGTCGCTGGGGGCCGTGGGAAGAGCGGCAGGAGCCGATCCGCAAGACGCTCGCCCGCATCGACGCCGATGTCATCGGTCTGCAGGAGGTCTGGGCCGAGGACGAGCGCACCCAGGCGAGCGTACTCGCCGACACGTGGGGATTTCATTCCACCTACGGGTCCCGGTTGCCGTTCCCGGACTTCCATCTCGGGATTGGGATCGTCTCGCGGTGGCCGATCGTGGGGAGTGAGGAACGGCCGTTGCCGGATGCGGGAGAACCCGACGAACGCCGGCTGGTGCTGCGCGCCGACATCGACGGACCGCGTGGTCCGCTCCAGGTCTTCACGACTCATCTGAATTGGCGGTTCGACCACAGTCACGTCCGGGTCGCGCAGATTCAGGCGATCGCGCAGTTCATCGCCGAGTCGCCCGAGCGATCTTATCCGCCGATCCTTTGTGGCGATCTCAACGCGACACCCGACTCGGATGAGATTCGCATGCTGACGGGCAAGGCGAAGGTGGCGTCTCCCGGGCTGGTCTTTCACGATGCGTGGGACGTCGCGGGCGACGGTACCTCCGGGTTTACGTGGGACAACGCGAACCCGTTTGCCGCGCGAGACCTGGAGCCGAACCGACGGATCGACTACGTCCTGGCCGGTTGGCCGAAGGAGGGCGGCGCGGGGCAGATCGTCGGCGCCCGGGTCGACGCGACCGAGCCGGCAGACGGCATCCATCCATCGGATCACGCTGCGATCGTGGCCGAGCTCCGCTACTGA